The Solanum dulcamara chromosome 6, daSolDulc1.2, whole genome shotgun sequence genome contains the following window.
TATTTTCACACTTTCGAGTCAGAGTAATTTTCCACGTAAATTTTTTTGTGTTCTAACTTTTTCCCCTTTACTTGCACTAAATAGACAGAAATGTAACAAGAACCAGTTTCATCGACTAGTCAACTCTTCTTGTATCGTATAGgtgcataaaaaaataattcaattatgGTTATTAACGTAGGGtgaagaagataataattatggttggtaataacatatatatatatgcgtaCATGTTACAATCTAAAAGAGAATATATCAATTACCTTGCACCCTAGAGAGCAATGGATAAAGGGTTCTTGGAGGCTTCTATCACAAGAAGTGCAATAATTTCCAGATCCTTTGAATTGCCTATTTTGAGGTCTTTTCTTGATGAAAATCACCTTAGCACTGTTTATTGTGTACGCCTAATGGAATTATGAACCAAATTAATCGAGAGAATTATAGAtataaactatttaaaataaatgattacatatattaagatataattaaaTAGATTTAACTATTTACCTGAACGTTTGAGCAATCTATGAGCTTCTCTAAGTCCTCAAGTCGAACAACATCATGATACACATAACGTCGAATTTGAATTAGTCTGTGGAAACGATGTGCCATCACACAATGAGGGCAAATACTCGTGCAACAATCCAAACAACAAATATTCTTCTCGTTCTTCTTTGCACTCTCATGAATTGAGCACGGTGCAAAGAATTTCTCTCTGTATAGACCTTCCAACCACATTGGCTTCTGAATTCCCTAAAAATCAACATGTCATAAGACAATTTAGGCATAAAAAAACATTTAAACAATCACTTATAACTTAATAACACATAAATTTTTATGTTaaaaacattaattaataaCTTTCTATTACCTTAATTACACCTAAATGTTGACAATAACCGACTAATTCCTCTACCCGTTGCTtccctttctctttcttttactATTTCCATCTAGGCCCCCAACTTTGGTTGCTTGGCCGGGATAGAAATGTCTAACAACTTCTTTGGTTGGAGTTATCTTATTATTAGTGAAAGTAGAAAGATAACTAATATGCTATAATAGGTCAATTATATGATGAAAGTAGAATTGATGAatgaaatagaagaaaaacTTACCATGATCACATAAAAACACAACCCTCAAGAAGTACTAAAGAAGCTAAGCAATGAGACAATGGTTTGATTGGAGAAAGAGAGGGACTAGGGTATGGATGTTAGTGTATTTATGGAGAATCACAAGAGTGgaaagtatatttttattcCTCGATTGCATACACAAAACATTTTATCAAGAGGTTCACTTGCAATAAATACATATCGGAGGAGTTTTTTTAAAtagattatttatacatattaagtGAACTTTAACacaaatatcatattttaatcAAAACTATTTAGTTCTGTCGAATCTGTTCtgaatttatgaattttgaattctaaaaaCACAAATGATTACAAATATCATATTTTCGTTAAAACTATTGAATTTCGTCGAATCTATTTTGTGTTTATGAATTCTGAATTCTAAAAAAGACAATTTACTGAAATTTGAATAAGTTATTtatacatatcaaattaattttaattaacacaaataaaaaattttaattaaaattatgaattttactgAACGCGTAACTTTCTCTCTAGCTATATATCTAAACTTCCATAAAATATAGTACCAAAGAAAACATTATATTTTGTGagagagaaaaatcaaaatatgccaaaagagtAAGATATGAGGAGAACGTGGGCGCTGTTCCCATGTCTCCCATAACATTTTCTTCCCACATAAACTAATTTTCTCTATCTTCTTGTGTTGAGAGCTTAAACCTGACttgataaatttaattttatatttttctactaatttaaattttaaatttaagtttTATGTATGAGTAGtgaaaaataaagttaaatATTCAGATCAATTAAATAGTATTTGAATTCTACTTATGAAATTATATCGAACATGTTATAAATAGATCACTAATTGTTTTTTAGATAATTCTATAATtttcaccaaaaataataataaataatttagtatcaaaaataatattataatatattaaattatattgataatataaaaaattaacaactgacaatatatataacctAATTTTTCTTATTATGCTTTTTGGTTCTCATATCGGTAAATTAGGTTGGACCTAGCTAGCTTTGTCTTTAACTAGGCAAAGTCTTAAAAACAAATACTAATCTAAAAAAACATTATTAATACTTAGtcctctttttcatttttttttttgactaagACAATGCCAAGAATTTTAGTTGTCCATTGATTGACAATTGCACGACTGTATCGTACTCATTCAAAACATAAAGGCAGTCTGGTGCACTAAAACTTCTGTTATGCGCAGGATTCGGAGAACGATCCGACCACAAGGGtttattgtacgcagccttaccttgcatttctgccagagatTGTTTCCAAGACTTGAACtcgtgacctcctgatcacatgacaacaactttatcagtcattcaaaacatatttgatattaaaaataatatttactaacgtattcatatatatattggatAATTGTGATGAAATCGTACtcattcaaaaatatttgaaattaaaaataatatttattaacttttattgataaaataaaagtttttaatattattattgatatttaaATGATAACTATGTGCAATAGTTTATTAAAGGAGGATTAGAACCTGGAAAATAAGCATTTAACTTTTATGCAAGTGCTGCTCAATAAATTAGTGGCCCGTCGAATTTTAATAAATGGTCTTACTTGTTTTAAtagaatttttaaatataaatttactgTCGATGTGTTTTATATAACGTTATTTCTAGTGTTGTTATAAGATATTTAATTATTCAACTTTTTATATATAGTGATAGTAATTTTTACTACGTTAATTCAAGCCAATAAGATATTAATCATGTGTTTGCAATACACTACATTACATATGATTTTGTGGTAAGAAAGTTCATATACTCATATAAGATTTAAGTAacttaattcaaaattttaaaatatttctattattaaaaatatgctGTCTTCTTTCTCCTTTTATAAAGATTTCATATTTGTAACGATTCGAACCGTCGTTATTTAGGTGGGCAAAAATTTTGTGATTCAAGTTATTCTGGACAGACACCATCCCGTTCACTATGAATTTCCGCCACAGCGATGCCGCCATGGCGGGATGGGACTCATCATAGTGGGATTGATGGGACAAAATTAAAAGACGAGAATTCttattttctcctttccttatgTGTCAAAATAGACGAGGATTACCCTAGAAACCCTCAAAAAGATGCTCTAGGCTTGGAGAGGAGGGAGGAAGGAAATTCTAGCGCAAGGAAAATTACAATCCACATATTTCAAGCCTGTCTCCATCGTTTCTCCTTCGGAAGTCAGGGATCATGCAATAATCTTTTTGCAGCTGCTTGGCGTCTAAGTAAGCTACGTTTTCTTAATTGAGTAGTTGTAAATTTATTTCCAACACATAGTATATTGTAGATTGACAGGATATTTCATGCTTAGGGCTTCGGACACGGAGTTTGGATGGCTAAgtgattgttattgttgtttagggGAGGAATGTATGATGCAGGTCATGATTTGTGACTAGTGGTAGTGGCCTAGTCTTTAAATGTTAATCTTAATAATTCTTGTTGAGAGGACTGCTGACTCTTGTGAGATTAGTTGTAGGGAAATGCCTGGATTATAATGAGATCCTGAGATTTATGATAATCAAAGAGGTTCAATTTTGGGCTATTGGTGTATATAGAGGGATATGTTTATAATAATTGTGTGTGTTCATGCTGATTATTCCTTGTAATTACTTGAGCAATATGTATCATGAAATAAAGAGTGAAAGTGAATGTCTTTGTGTTGATAAatctcatgcaatgaacctatttgattttGCAAgtgtgtgaactattcattttttattgtgattgtgattgtaattGTTGGATTGAGTACTACGCCggcatatattggatcgggtgtcacaccGACACATATTAAATCGGGTACCACACAAGTACATATTGAATCAGGTGTCGTGTTGGcacatattggatcgggtaccactttggtacatattggatcgggtgtcacgccaTCACATATTGAATCAGATACCACGTCGGtatatattggatcgagtgtcacgccGACAAGCTAactattagatcgggtgtcccACCAACATACTAACAGTTTGGGTGTGGATTCTATGAGAGGACCAAGTATGTGTTATGGTTCCTTGAGAGAACTAATTGATTGTTGTAACTGTGATTAATTATGTCCATTATGTAAATTGATTTAAGTTCAGGACTGGAAGTCCGAGTAATGATGTAATATGAAGTGATTGTGTATCCTACTTATACGTGTGATGATAGAGGAACTGACACAATTATAGTGGAGCATGCCCatcttgtgtaataattgaAATGAAAGGACTGAAGGTCCACGTATTACCAATTTTCATACCTTAAATGTGTCATTTGTGATATTATGTTGTGGTTGCTCGATGCGTCTGCGTCGTAGGTATGAGGTCGTGGGTAAGAAAGTAGAGTAGTTGATGTGTTGTTAAGTGagattagtgacttagagtcagATATTGTTGGTGTCCTATTGGTGCGTGTGTTAATGTGGATTGGGAAAGGATTCAGAGATTCTGTCTCCGGGTTGGCCGCCCTGGTGGAAGGAATCTCGCTATGGTGAAGCCACCATAACAGGTTAGGTTTTGCCATGGCGGGACAGTACGGTTGGGGGGAGGGTAGATGAGCCTTAGACCACCTTAATGTTGCCCTGTTGCAAATGAGATGCTGATTGTTCTAGGGtcaggtgttggtgtgaaagcttaGGGAAAGTAGATTGGTTAGACATAGTTAGCGGTGACCCATAGTTTGAAAACtcttctatgtgatagaagggatAAAATATGATCGGATAAGTGCGCTAGGCTCGAAGAACAATGAAAGGTTAATAGGAATGGTAAGAGTTAGTGCATAAAGGTTGGAGGGTGCATTGTCTTAATTGCATGCTTTTCTTCTTGTTGGTtgctttatattatgcggtgggacTCGAATTGAttgatgatgcctaccagtacgtgttgtttatactgatactacttttgctatgccacttgacatagtctggtTGTAGAGTCAATGATGTTTCATAGTCAAGGATGATGATAATCTCcgacagcttctactcttccttctttatagtgggagttgtgtcattattttatttatacattGTATTTTTAGAaactcttgtacctgtttagactagtaccCTTGAGGGTGTTAGAATGCTTCTTATAATGAACCTTAgagttttaaattaatataggGTGACTTCATAATTCTTTTAGATTGTTATTTGTATTTCGTTAAACTTCTGCATGTTATAATCATTTTGGGGATTGAGGATCCTCCtacttaggtgttagagtaAGTGCCCGCACGACCCGGTaagttggatcgtgacagtaaTATATTTCTacaaattttaatattatttaataaaaataaaattattcattATTAAATTTTGTTTGAGCTGTACAATTTGGGGGTCTAAAGCAAATGATTTTACTAGCATCCTCCTTGATCTGCCCACACTTCTATACAACAACAGTAAAAAAATAACTACAAGAAGTTACTTATAAATTAAGTAGAAGTAGTTAACTTAAAAGTAAGGAAAAACACATTGCTACAATATGGTAAATCACAATGAATTTACATTGTGGTATATTCTAAGTTAAATTCAATAACATATTCAGTGAAATTTCACCAAGTGAGGTTTGGAGAGaatagaatgtacgcagaccttaccactaagttaaattccaaaaaaaactaataaaatatgttatttgctactcttttttttcttctaaaaaagACATAGAGAAAAATATGACTCTTTTCCTCCATATGTGATTTGAAGGGTCATGaacataataattatatacaaatCAAATCGGTGAAGTAAAATGTAACAAGGCAATAGCAACCTTTTAGCATAATCATATTTAGGCAAATTATCAATCATAATATTGGCTTCTTTGATACGTATAGTTAATAGTGCATAAGTGAACTTCCCAAATCATCAAGCAATAACATATATCGAGTAAAAATGTgtgaatatttatcatttacTCTGATTCATTAAGCACAAAATATAATACTTACAATCAAATTCAATTTGCAAAAATATAGTTTCAAATTCTTAGCTAGTTGgagtatatgttattatgtaaCAAGGCAAGTAATTTCGTTTGAATGGTTTGAAGTATgagatttaaatatttaattttcattGTGGGTTCAGAtaaaataacatttatatatttaaaaattataaattaaaataattaataatttaaaatatttaaaaatatgatcAGAGGAGAATCTTTTTGACTCTCCAAATAACAATAGACAATAACATACTTTAGCCTAAAATTATTTCACCCAAATTTTATTAATGTTGTTGGCTCATCTATTTCTTGACTTTAATACCACTTAATTAGCACTCATAAAAGCTAAGACAAGACATTAAACATGTACGAGGAAATTCGGATTCTAGGAAACTAAAAACAAGACAAACAACAATCCTTAACTACTCCACttatgaaaaagaaattaaaatactcTAAATTAAACTAATTACTTTTTTTCCCCAAACAAATAGTACTCCATTCATCGCAAATTATTTATCGGATTTTTCTTTTACACAAACCTTAAGGGAACCTTAATTAGGAAGGAGTTTTTACTATTTACCATTATTTATATCTTAAGTAATTTTGCTTCATCaaatatttacttttttaaGTGTTTGTAGTCTTCAGGACAATAActattaagggtaaaataggaaaaaaaattcgTCTTAAATTTTTAGAAATCACCGAAGATAAtttgagataattatttttaagaatcACAGTAGATAATTTGAAATGGAGGGAACAATGGTTATGGGCTTAATTGGAGATTTTGTTGGGCAGACAAAAGACAACTCATTAAGCACTATAGCAAATTAATGACTTGATTAATTAATAATGTGTACTCTCCTTTGCTAGTTTTGAGGAAAGCCTTTGTTTCTTGCACCCTTATGCTTTAGCCCTTAGATGATCTAGGAATTTGAAACTTttgacacaaaataaaacaaaataaataccCTTATAATATTGAAATTTGTACATTATCTAATGTaaaaaaattttttaaaaaatttaactttGTTTTTAGGTATTTGTCTCCAATTAAGCCGGTGATTAGTGAAGCCTGCTCGTTTGGATGGCTGTTACATATTGTTTTGTaatatatcatattattttatattacagTATAGTAGTATTTTGATGAACgcaatttttaatttgattgattgtatcatttttcttcatttcataaTGCCACACACCCAATATATATGAAGAACAAGCTTACAACACCACAAAGAAAACGTATAGTATGGAGTAGTTTGATGTTTATATTACctagttaaattatattataaataagaTCAAGAAGAAATTCTTTTACGTACAGCACGATCACATTAAATAAGTCATTACATAAAATGACAGTTtatgttgttaattattatgtaACAACAAATTTTagtaatatgataaaataaactttaaataataatcaaaataaatatttattataaagttGGTTTGTTAGTGAATGTTCCATTATTAAAGTGGACAACTTGGCCACTTTTTTATTCTTCTcatttggctataaatatagccacATTTCAGCAATGAAAAAAGATACTGATACTCAActctatctctctttctcttactatctctctttcttattaatttattaagttagtttgttttataacacgttattagCACGaagctttaatttttttctccagaaaattaacttctatatcaggtatatctattgaagaaatttaattttaagttgtcgttgttatttttaaattatttcatcatgtcaatttgtcaaaattagagtttgtgacacttgatatttctggcaaaaattatttgtcatgggtacttgatgctgaaatcctCCTTACTGCttagggtcttggtgatgctataatcgaAGAAAATAAAGCATCGAATAAAGATAAAGCAAAGACTATGATTtttcttcgtcatcatctagatgaaagcctgaaggttgaatacttgacagtgaaaaaTTCACTTGAATTGCGGATAgatttaaaagggaggtatgaccacctcagggcaacggtattgccaagatgcacttacggtttcaagattttaaaactgtaattgagtataattgtgttgtatttagaataactttccaattaaaattatgtggggaaattataaatgatgaggacatattggaaaagacactaactacttttcatgtcTATAATGTGATATTATAACAGTAATACCATGAAAAAggttttcaaaaatactctgaattgatctcatgccttctggtggctgagcaacataatgctcttttaatgaaaaatcattaaGCCCctcccactggaactgctccgttatcAAAACCAAATGTGGTAGAAGCACATGGCCAAtttgaaagaagacaaaataaaaatcaaggccacaataatgtgagtggacgtggcaatgacagaagatgatataataatcatcgtagtggtggtcaacataaaaagGAGAACAATATGAGTTCTCAAAGTGGTCCTTCAAGaggtaactgtcatcgttgtggcataaAATGTCActtgaaaaatgaatgtcggacacctgagcattttgtaaggttttatcaaaattccttcgaaagaaaggcaaatagaggtggtgcctatTCTTCTAATGCTTGGATAGAGTCACACTAggcatttgaaaataatattgaggcAAGACCTTcacataatgataatattggagcaaatctggctttgaaggatgacgattttaatgacctcaatgatattactcatttggaggttgaagatttttttagggattataattgatgtttaatttcattatatgatttacaatatgttgtcatttttataACTTTTGTTTATCAtgtttttacgtttatctatttaaaagaaaagaagaagaaaagacttatatttttctagcaatattgtttcttattttatctcttataatgtatttttattttatgaagataaataaatttcccagtcttcaattggatccagatgagtaatggagatatgtgccttTTGAATAGTgtcacaactcatacgatattaaaagaaaagaaatatttctgtcatttaattatgaaaaagacatatgtcaatacaatatccggtagtacaaaattgattgaagcCTCTGGAAGAGcagccttattactacctggaggaatgatcttggtaattgataatgtattgtattgtagtaagtttcaaggaaacttattaagtttcaaggttattcgccaaaatggctatcatattgagactgcgaatgaaggaaaggttgaatacatttatattactacaatgaataggagaagaaaattgtgcatgaaaaattacctgcactttcttctaaattgtaccatacaaatattgatactgttgaatcacatgccatagtaaacaaaagatttactgattctaataattttatcatttggcatgaccggttgggtcatcccgattataatatgatgcgtagaattattgagaattcacatggacaaaCTTTGAAGAAttataaaattcttcaatctaaggaattctcttgtgttgcttgttcacaaggaaaactgattattaaaccatcagcaattaaggttgggattgaatcccctgcgtttctggaacgtatacatggtgatatatgtgggtcaATTCATCCTTCATGTGgactatttaaatattatatggtcttgatagatgcatctacaagatggtcacatatgtgcttattatcaactcgcaacatgacttttgcgagattgttagctcaaattataaggttattagtacaatttccagattatgcaataaaaataattcgtcttgataatgctagtgaatttatatttcaatcctttaatgattattgtatgttgattggaataaaagttgagcattcAGTCtctcatgttcatattcaaaatagtctagcagaatcattgattaaacgcctccaattgatagctagaccattgatAATGATGACAAAACTTCCTCTTTCGGTAtaggggcatgctattttgtaTGCAGGAGCACTTGTGTGCATAAGGCCaataaattttcatgaatttttttcattataGTTGGCTTTTGGAAGAGAGCCAAATATattccatcttagaatatttgggtgtgtggtatatgtcccaattgctctaCCTCACCGTACAAAGATAGGTCCCCAAAAAAGGTTgaaaatatatgttgggtatgaatatccttctattataaaatatttggaacatatgactggagatttatttacagcaagattcgctgattgtcattttgatgaatcagtatacccaacattaaaGGGAAAACATAAGCAattaaaaatgagatagattggaattcattatcattatctcatttagatcatcgaacaaatcaatgtgagcaaaaagttcaaaagatgatttatttgtagaatattgcaaatcaactgtcaGATgtatttactaaccttccacgggttactaaatcgcatattcCAGCTgttaatgctcaagttcgagttgatgtctcGGTAGGACAAGTTATTCAGGCAAATAAGTCtaggccacgcttaaaacgtgaaAGATcaattggttccaaagataaaaatcctcgaaaaagaaaaagagtaaaTGATTAAGATAATCATAATTTGGGGGAtattgctcaagaagagcccagagacacaacaaatgatgataccaccgaggaggtccaactacctaaaaataatgagaatgaagaaatctcaataagttatgtctcgacaggaaaatgGTGACACTGAAATGATATtatggtcgataatatttttgcttataatgtttccattgaaataatgcaacaagataaagatcttgaaccaaaatctgccgatgaatgtagacaaagaaatgattggccaaaataaaaggatgcaattcaagtagagttaacttcacttgaaaaacgtaaagttttcggatcaataatccgaacacctgaaggtgtcaagccagtagggtacaaatgggtttttgtgcgtaaacgaaatgaaaagggtgaagtcgtaagatataaagcacaacttgtagcccaagatttttcgcaaagacctggcattgactatatggaaacatattcccctgtggtggatgcaattaccttcaggtatctaatgaatttggcagttcatgaaaagcttgaaatgcacttaatAGACTTGGCCattgcctatttatatggctcattggaccacgacatttttatgaaaattctcgaaggattcaaagtgcctgaagcatacaagtattctcgagaaaatttctcaataaagcttcagaaatccttgtacgggttgaaacaatcagggtgaATATGGTACAATcatcttagcgaatatttgctaaaagaagggtataaaaatgattcaatttgcccttgtgtctttatgagaaggcctggatctgaatttgtcataatagcagtatatgttggtgatttgaatattattggaacttcggaagaactttcaaaggcagtaaaatatctgaaaaaagagtttgaaataaaagacattggaaagacaaaattttgtcttagtctacaaattgaacattttacaaatgagtatttgtccatcagttaacatatactgaaaatattttaaagaggttttatatgaataaagcacacccattgagtacccaatggttgtgagatctcttgatattagtACAAATCcgtttcgacctcatgaaaataatgaagaacttattggtgctgaaataccataccttagtgcaattggtgtattaatgtattttttaaCGATTTAATCATCATGATGATCACCATTTGCAATTGTTAATTAGTGGTGCTCAACGGTTTAACTAATGTGTACTTTTAGGGTGGGTTTGGTAGGAAGGAAAATATtacacataaaaaatatttttttaaaaaaataagtaggtttcttattattttttagtatttgaAAAGTacgaaaaaatatttacctATAGTGTAGCAAAGTTCTATGAAGGTGGAATAGGGTTGGGGTACAGGTTCGGGGAGACAAGGACTTATGAAAATTGGTTTTCTATTTCTGTtaggaaaatcatttttttcattttaaaaaacttATTATTCTGGAGAAatgttttcaaaaatatttgaccaacaaaaaaaatatgtttccAAGAACTAGTTATTCTACCATTTTTGCTCTTAATTTATAGCAAGAAAAAATTGTTGAATTCACAAGAATACGTTATTCttgacaaaatattttcaaagaacaATGTTCTAAACACGCTTCAACTTACTTTAATTTTCCGACACTAAGTAGATGAGTAGTTCTCTTCTTCATACTCTGCATCTCCTCAACACGCAAACAATAGAAAAAGTCACTTACCCTAGAAATCTCTATAACTTAGATACAAAATATTCTCTTTTTTAGGAGAAATGACTTAGGAGATCCAGGACCGTCTCAATAAGTTTGGGGATTTAAAGTCAAACTTTTTAAAGagacattttttttttagttgtcataTGTAAATTGAATAACTATAATATACTCAATGTAATCCTATAAGTGAAGTTTTGAGAAAGTAGGATATACGTAGACCTTATTAATAAGAATgttaacatgaaaatatttaatgaagaaatataatataaagttagaataataGAATCTGATACTAGTATGAATTTGTtatagtatttaaattttaaagaatacatcaaaaaataaatttgatcctTTTATAAATACAAAACAATAGATTTTGCATTTATGTAAAAGGTTTG
Protein-coding sequences here:
- the LOC129893039 gene encoding protein RGF1 INDUCIBLE TRANSCRIPTION FACTOR 1 isoform X1 — its product is MGIQKPMWLEGLYREKFFAPCSIHESAKKNEKNICCLDCCTSICPHCVMAHRFHRLIQIRRYVYHDVVRLEDLEKLIDCSNVQAYTINSAKVIFIKKRPQNRQFKGSGNYCTSCDRSLQEPFIHCSLGCKVDFVLNHYKDISPFLRRCTTLQLGPDFFIPQDMSDYDTANETAHSTIVDNDEPWGSSTTSGSSGSENMLMMSTTNNNFPCTEFVRKKRSGLYVCGRITLNSYKNISDEDMATSMSRRKGIPHRSPLC
- the LOC129893039 gene encoding protein RGF1 INDUCIBLE TRANSCRIPTION FACTOR 1 isoform X2 — its product is MKPMWLEGLYREKFFAPCSIHESAKKNEKNICCLDCCTSICPHCVMAHRFHRLIQIRRYVYHDVVRLEDLEKLIDCSNVQAYTINSAKVIFIKKRPQNRQFKGSGNYCTSCDRSLQEPFIHCSLGCKVDFVLNHYKDISPFLRRCTTLQLGPDFFIPQDMSDYDTANETAHSTIVDNDEPWGSSTTSGSSGSENMLMMSTTNNNFPCTEFVRKKRSGLYVCGRITLNSYKNISDEDMATSMSRRKGIPHRSPLC